In Methylovirgula sp., a single genomic region encodes these proteins:
- a CDS encoding DarT ssDNA thymidine ADP-ribosyltransferase family protein, with protein sequence MIDSLDKVPLLYHFTDRRNLDLIKKHGGLLPLADLMKQDIEIPAPGGNQWSRDADELKGMDRYVHLCFRNSHPMEYAARADGRLTNAVFLAIHADVLKFPGAMFTPDVSNKAGVTAVPIAEAEIDYEVLYTRTDWSNAAIQARLQQAEKYEVLIPQKIPLSLIRNL encoded by the coding sequence ATGATTGATTCTCTCGACAAAGTTCCTTTGCTTTACCATTTTACTGACAGACGCAATCTTGACCTTATCAAGAAGCACGGAGGCTTGCTGCCCCTCGCTGACCTTATGAAGCAAGACATCGAAATTCCGGCGCCGGGCGGGAACCAATGGAGCCGTGACGCGGACGAACTCAAAGGTATGGACCGATATGTCCACTTATGCTTTCGCAACTCACATCCGATGGAATACGCGGCCCGCGCTGATGGCCGATTAACGAACGCCGTTTTCCTTGCGATCCACGCTGACGTGTTGAAATTTCCGGGAGCCATGTTTACGCCAGATGTTTCTAATAAGGCGGGCGTTACGGCTGTGCCGATTGCAGAAGCAGAGATTGATTACGAGGTGCTCTATACTCGGACAGATTGGAGCAATGCAGCCATTCAGGCGCGACTGCAACAAGCCGAAAAATACGAGGTGCTCATTCCGCAAAAAATCCCTCTCTCCTTAATAAGGAACCTTTGA
- a CDS encoding Shedu immune nuclease family protein — protein MKKDHAHALLSGNLDLVIKLAENEVTGRDIVALGYRKKQLGHFERLLADDEYFAAHMAGRNPEAVWQAFFEANPWIFGHGLSYIFMDSLHERKLEQTVRGFSVANNGKRADGLMKTRAAVSSLCFIEIKRHDTELVDEKYRAGVWSPSSELVGGVAQIQETVRGAVKTLAEPFQPKDAFGYPTGEELWGFEPRSYLVIGNLGQFQGDRGTHEDKFRSFELFRRNVRQPEIITFDELLHRARFIVDSNQVSSD, from the coding sequence ATGAAAAAGGATCACGCGCACGCCTTACTTTCTGGCAATTTGGATTTGGTAATTAAGCTCGCCGAGAACGAGGTCACGGGGCGGGACATAGTGGCGCTCGGCTACCGGAAGAAACAGCTCGGTCATTTCGAGCGTTTACTTGCTGATGACGAATACTTCGCTGCGCATATGGCTGGCCGGAATCCCGAAGCCGTATGGCAAGCCTTCTTTGAGGCTAACCCGTGGATATTCGGCCACGGACTTTCCTACATCTTTATGGACTCGCTCCATGAACGCAAGCTCGAGCAAACCGTCCGTGGATTTAGCGTGGCTAACAACGGAAAGCGGGCTGATGGTCTTATGAAAACCCGCGCCGCCGTCAGCTCACTATGTTTTATCGAGATCAAGCGCCACGATACGGAGCTAGTGGACGAAAAATACCGTGCCGGTGTGTGGTCGCCGTCCTCGGAGCTTGTCGGCGGCGTTGCGCAAATTCAAGAAACTGTTCGCGGCGCTGTCAAGACGTTAGCTGAGCCGTTTCAACCAAAAGACGCGTTTGGTTATCCGACGGGGGAGGAGCTGTGGGGATTCGAGCCACGCTCCTATCTGGTTATCGGCAACTTGGGACAATTTCAGGGAGACCGCGGCACGCATGAAGATAAGTTCAGGTCGTTCGAACTGTTTCGGCGTAATGTTAGGCAACCTGAAATTATAACCTTCGACGAGCTGCTGCATCGCGCGCGGTTTATCGTCGATAGCAATCAGGTCTCGTCAGACTAA
- a CDS encoding prolyl oligopeptidase family serine peptidase, which translates to MKRVRLTISALFLVFSAPSPAFAQNYIIEDIRVPDSAAAPQGLEGVFLRPAGHGRYPLALISHGSPRDPAERPQLAPQGMLPQMMEFAQRGWATAAVLRRGYGQSGGGWAESFGPCDNANYIRAGRAGADDLRAAFAYLSRRADVDPHRMIAVGVSAGGFATVALTENPPRGLLAAISFAGGRGSENADTVCDAPALIEAFHTFGSRSRVPLLWVYAANDHFFGPLLADQFRQAFAGAGGNVAFVHASAFGSDGHQLFSSSGRQIWAPIVDSFLARQHLPRADPLLPPYASPPLAPPRQLSVSGRKDFAAYLAAFPHKAFAVSANGAYGWRTARRRDAEAESGALRLCGAHASTCHVYAVDDRASSQ; encoded by the coding sequence ATGAAGCGCGTTCGTCTAACGATATCGGCTCTCTTTCTCGTCTTCTCCGCACCCTCTCCCGCCTTCGCGCAAAATTACATCATCGAAGACATCCGCGTTCCGGACTCTGCGGCCGCCCCTCAAGGCCTTGAGGGCGTTTTTCTGCGCCCCGCCGGACACGGGCGCTATCCGCTCGCGCTCATCAGCCACGGCTCGCCGCGCGATCCGGCGGAGCGTCCGCAACTCGCGCCGCAGGGGATGCTGCCGCAGATGATGGAATTCGCGCAGCGCGGCTGGGCGACGGCGGCGGTCCTGCGGCGCGGCTATGGCCAATCGGGCGGCGGCTGGGCGGAAAGTTTCGGCCCCTGCGACAACGCGAATTACATCCGTGCCGGACGCGCCGGGGCCGACGATCTGCGCGCCGCTTTCGCCTATCTTTCGCGCCGTGCCGATGTCGATCCGCATCGGATGATCGCGGTCGGCGTTTCGGCCGGTGGCTTCGCGACCGTCGCGCTGACGGAAAATCCACCGCGTGGCCTTCTCGCCGCGATCAGCTTTGCCGGCGGCCGCGGCTCGGAAAACGCCGACACGGTTTGCGATGCGCCAGCCTTGATCGAAGCATTCCACACGTTCGGCTCCCGTTCCCGCGTGCCGCTGCTCTGGGTTTATGCCGCCAACGATCATTTTTTCGGCCCGCTGCTGGCGGACCAGTTCCGCCAGGCATTTGCCGGGGCAGGCGGCAATGTGGCCTTCGTCCATGCCTCGGCTTTCGGCTCGGACGGGCACCAATTGTTCTCGTCGTCCGGGCGGCAGATCTGGGCGCCGATTGTCGATAGCTTTCTGGCACGCCAGCATCTGCCCCGTGCCGATCCGCTATTGCCGCCCTACGCGTCGCCGCCGCTCGCGCCGCCGCGCCAGCTTTCCGTCAGCGGGCGCAAGGATTTCGCCGCCTATCTCGCGGCCTTCCCGCATAAGGCTTTTGCCGTCAGTGCCAACGGCGCCTATGGCTGGCGCACGGCCCGGCGCCGCGATGCCGAGGCGGAAAGCGGCGCGCTCCGGCTTTGCGGCGCCCACGCCTCGACCTGTCATGTTTATGCCGTGGACGACCGCGCTTCATCGCAGTAA
- the tal gene encoding transaldolase — translation MPSKLDQLKQWTVVTADTGDIGAIAQYKPQDCTTNPSLILKAAGMPAHQELVEEAVLWGRSHGATTSRITQRLAVNFGAALTKLVPGRVSTEVDADLSFDTEGTINQAREIISDYHQRGVGRERVLIKIAATWEGIQAAALLQKEGIACNLTLIFSLAQAAAAAEAGVALISPFVGRILDWHVKNSGQTYMAETDPGVLSVRQIYAYCKAYGENTIVMGASFRNQGEIEALAGCDSLTIAPALLDQLAADQGTLTRQLSPEAKLLAPAQMYLDEKSFRFMLNEDAMATEKLAEGIRIFSRDLQGLRELVSARLAQSAASDALEPL, via the coding sequence ATGCCATCCAAACTCGACCAGTTGAAGCAATGGACTGTCGTCACCGCCGACACCGGCGATATCGGCGCCATCGCGCAATATAAGCCGCAGGATTGCACGACCAATCCGTCGCTCATCCTCAAGGCGGCCGGAATGCCGGCCCATCAGGAGCTTGTCGAGGAGGCGGTGCTCTGGGGCCGCAGCCATGGCGCCACGACGAGCCGGATCACGCAGCGGCTGGCCGTTAATTTCGGCGCGGCGCTGACGAAGCTTGTGCCTGGCCGTGTCTCGACGGAAGTGGATGCCGATCTCTCATTCGACACCGAAGGCACGATCAATCAGGCGCGCGAGATCATCAGCGATTATCATCAGCGCGGCGTCGGCCGCGAGCGGGTGCTGATCAAGATTGCCGCGACATGGGAGGGCATTCAGGCTGCGGCCTTACTTCAGAAAGAGGGCATCGCCTGCAATCTGACGCTGATCTTCTCGCTGGCGCAGGCGGCGGCCGCAGCGGAAGCGGGTGTCGCGCTCATCTCGCCCTTCGTCGGGCGCATTCTCGACTGGCATGTGAAGAACAGCGGCCAGACCTATATGGCCGAGACGGACCCCGGCGTCCTCTCGGTCAGGCAGATCTACGCCTATTGCAAAGCCTATGGCGAAAACACGATTGTGATGGGTGCGTCGTTCCGCAATCAGGGTGAGATCGAGGCGCTGGCCGGCTGCGACAGCCTGACGATCGCCCCGGCGCTGCTGGACCAATTGGCGGCAGACCAAGGCACGCTGACGCGGCAGCTCTCGCCGGAGGCCAAGCTGCTCGCCCCGGCGCAGATGTACCTGGACGAGAAGAGTTTTCGCTTCATGCTCAATGAGGATGCGATGGCGACGGAGAAGCTCGCCGAAGGCATCCGTATCTTCTCGCGCGATCTGCAGGGGCTGCGCGAACTCGTCTCGGCGCGGCTCGCGCAATCGGCCGCCAGCGATGCCTTAGAACCACTCTAA